In Candidatus Hydrogenedentota bacterium, the following are encoded in one genomic region:
- a CDS encoding formylglycine-generating enzyme family protein has protein sequence MSIARNLATIILSVVALALVGCPPGNRPAVTSFAINDGAAAAPSAAVTLNNTCSEAPTEYMASESSIFAGAPWLPYSVAPSFTLSSGNGAKTVYFKVRNDAGESSVVSDSIMLDQSGGGNEETIILPGNVPLAMLWIEPDTFMMGRYPGELDSSPEEDPQHSVTLTHGFWMGKYELTKAQWTAVMGTEPWASEGSVLDEPDTPAVYVSWDNAQQFITQLNSLTGRTFRLPTEAEWECACRAGAATRFYWGDDPDYVEINDYAWWNDSAEQSGEYYANTVGQGLPNAFGLYDVSGNVWEWCKDWYDAGYYSASPATDPAGPASGSTRVLRGGSWYFSGSYCRSAYRYYAEPSATDADTGFRLAK, from the coding sequence ATGTCAATTGCACGCAACCTTGCCACGATTATTCTTTCGGTCGTTGCCCTGGCGCTTGTCGGTTGTCCGCCCGGGAACAGACCCGCGGTGACCTCGTTCGCCATCAACGATGGCGCGGCTGCTGCGCCGTCGGCCGCCGTGACGCTCAATAACACCTGTTCCGAAGCGCCAACGGAATATATGGCGTCGGAGTCGTCGATCTTTGCCGGGGCGCCATGGCTCCCGTATTCGGTAGCGCCGTCGTTTACGCTGTCTTCGGGCAACGGCGCCAAGACGGTGTATTTCAAGGTGCGGAACGACGCCGGCGAGTCTTCTGTAGTAAGCGACAGCATCATGCTCGACCAGAGCGGCGGCGGAAACGAGGAGACCATCATCCTCCCGGGCAACGTGCCGCTCGCCATGCTGTGGATCGAACCCGACACCTTCATGATGGGACGGTACCCCGGCGAACTGGACAGTTCACCCGAAGAAGACCCTCAGCATTCGGTGACCCTTACGCACGGCTTCTGGATGGGCAAGTACGAGCTGACAAAAGCCCAATGGACTGCGGTGATGGGAACCGAGCCTTGGGCAAGCGAAGGGTCCGTGCTGGATGAGCCGGACACTCCGGCGGTGTATGTGAGCTGGGACAACGCCCAGCAGTTCATCACGCAACTCAACAGCCTGACGGGCAGGACGTTCCGGTTGCCGACCGAGGCCGAGTGGGAGTGCGCATGCCGCGCGGGCGCCGCGACCCGGTTCTACTGGGGCGACGACCCGGACTACGTCGAGATTAACGATTACGCGTGGTGGAATGACAGTGCCGAGCAGTCAGGCGAATACTACGCGAACACGGTGGGCCAAGGCCTCCCGAACGCGTTCGGCCTGTACGACGTGAGCGGGAACGTCTGGGAATGGTGTAAGGACTGGTACGACGCCGGCTACTATTCGGCCAGCCCCGCGACCGATCCGGCCGGGCCGGCATCGGGCTCGACCCGCGTGTTGCGCGGCGGCAGCTGGTATTTCAGCGGCAGCTACTGCCGCTCCGCGTATCGCTACTATGCCGAGCCATCGGCCACGGACGCCGACACCGGCTTCCGCCTGGCGAAGTAA
- a CDS encoding glycoside hydrolase family 127 protein: protein MSNMNPISAVLVLAITSQGFAVFQNANAEPASWPQAVLANPRDVELGGTLGDALRRGVARMDMAPYTEEWLLADLSFEVERRYTNFSGDVSGRFIELTALTSPAGQKSPATLAPVLAAITRERNSQFQKPDGHFGVDVDLTKEGLAEDSPTICLLWGNARLLAGLVVCAREYDDPAALDAAKRLGDFYVATADQLCDPQRDSDYRASGTYGHSYTCNYFPAIEGLAMLYRETNDGRYLAQAQRMAEFFSRFDVLPIDHSHGNLSAWRGILYLYEITGDRKYLDRARAKWDTAVAGGYVWPIGGIGERWDVFYRAGETCSEADWLRFCLDLWRFTGETRYLEVADRLLHNQYPASQCENGGYGDLYFDGDPIAGPFAADSMLEADYCCCFAGPLALHIAKSYLAAGSDRGIYVNFALDFASSVKAGGRDWRVAVRTDSGASAIGVNMDVTLAPKDEGPPAENITLWFRVPHWAMGVEQVRFAGKEIMPSTENGYLRFDGTFRAGETASVSCILPIGLTLEGRRFQKLATPKAGERARLRDVSVFTGPHILCATQPASSSGRVTIVAAVDATGRLRFRGQTPEGYSTVSLPNSYVQDYHVDDALPNAPEVSLHPWSRIVPEQREVFAFDVLVVPLEMLAPAKPSKDLPVSGEVFEVQGHTAFLISPKQPAETNPWVWYAPSLAPYPGPEEKWMFERFTDAGIAVAGIDVGESYGSPEGRALYTSLYERLVEQRGFSKKPCLLARSRGGLMLYNWAVEHPECVGAIAGIYPVCDIRSYPGLDKACGAYGMTEEQLAGQLEAHNPVSRVEPLAKARVPIFHIHGDSDDTVPLEANSSALAQQYNRYGGQMEIMVIKGRGHDMWPGWFQSEELVDFVIASVGGRTSEDVGSARKP from the coding sequence ATGAGCAATATGAATCCGATCTCGGCGGTTCTCGTACTTGCCATCACCAGCCAGGGATTTGCGGTTTTCCAGAACGCGAACGCGGAACCAGCGTCCTGGCCTCAGGCCGTCCTGGCGAACCCTCGGGACGTCGAACTCGGCGGGACGTTGGGTGATGCGTTGCGGCGCGGCGTCGCGCGGATGGATATGGCCCCGTATACCGAGGAGTGGCTCTTGGCCGACCTGTCGTTCGAGGTGGAGCGCAGATACACAAACTTCAGCGGTGATGTTTCCGGCCGTTTCATCGAATTGACGGCGTTGACCAGCCCGGCCGGCCAGAAATCGCCTGCAACGCTGGCGCCGGTACTGGCCGCGATAACGCGGGAACGGAATTCTCAATTCCAGAAGCCGGACGGGCACTTCGGCGTCGATGTGGATCTGACAAAGGAGGGTCTTGCCGAGGATTCGCCCACGATTTGCCTGCTCTGGGGCAATGCCCGCCTGCTGGCCGGCCTGGTCGTTTGCGCGCGTGAATACGACGACCCGGCGGCGTTGGACGCGGCCAAACGGCTGGGAGATTTCTATGTTGCAACGGCCGATCAACTCTGCGATCCCCAACGGGATTCCGATTATCGCGCCAGCGGTACGTACGGTCACAGCTATACATGCAATTATTTCCCGGCCATCGAAGGATTGGCCATGCTCTACCGCGAGACCAACGACGGGCGCTACCTCGCGCAGGCGCAGCGGATGGCCGAGTTCTTCTCGAGGTTCGACGTTCTCCCCATCGACCACAGCCACGGCAACCTCTCGGCCTGGCGGGGAATCCTGTACCTCTACGAGATCACCGGCGACCGGAAATACCTCGACCGCGCGCGCGCGAAATGGGACACGGCGGTCGCGGGCGGGTATGTCTGGCCCATTGGCGGCATCGGCGAACGATGGGACGTGTTCTACCGGGCGGGCGAAACGTGCAGCGAGGCCGACTGGTTGCGGTTCTGTCTTGACCTGTGGCGGTTTACAGGCGAAACGCGCTATCTCGAGGTCGCCGATCGCCTGCTTCACAACCAGTATCCTGCCAGTCAATGCGAAAACGGCGGCTACGGCGACCTGTACTTCGACGGCGACCCGATCGCCGGACCCTTCGCGGCCGACAGCATGCTCGAGGCCGATTACTGTTGCTGCTTCGCCGGCCCGTTGGCGCTGCACATTGCCAAGTCCTATCTGGCCGCCGGCTCAGACCGGGGCATCTACGTGAACTTCGCGCTCGATTTTGCGTCGTCTGTGAAGGCCGGCGGGCGCGACTGGCGCGTGGCCGTGCGCACGGATTCCGGCGCCAGCGCCATCGGCGTCAACATGGACGTGACGCTCGCGCCGAAGGACGAGGGCCCGCCCGCTGAGAACATCACGCTTTGGTTTCGCGTGCCCCACTGGGCGATGGGCGTTGAGCAGGTCCGATTCGCCGGCAAGGAAATCATGCCGTCGACCGAGAACGGCTATCTCCGCTTCGACGGCACGTTCCGCGCCGGTGAAACGGCGTCAGTCTCGTGCATTCTGCCCATCGGCCTGACGCTCGAAGGGCGGCGCTTTCAAAAGCTCGCGACGCCGAAGGCCGGAGAGCGCGCCCGCTTGCGCGACGTGTCCGTCTTCACGGGCCCCCATATTTTGTGCGCTACGCAGCCTGCTTCGTCCTCGGGCCGGGTGACCATCGTGGCTGCGGTCGACGCCACGGGCCGGCTCCGTTTTCGCGGCCAGACGCCCGAAGGATACAGTACGGTTTCCCTGCCCAATTCATACGTTCAGGACTACCATGTGGACGACGCGCTCCCAAACGCGCCGGAGGTTTCGCTTCATCCGTGGTCCCGCATCGTGCCCGAGCAGCGCGAGGTATTCGCGTTTGACGTGCTCGTCGTGCCCCTGGAAATGCTTGCACCCGCGAAGCCCTCAAAGGACCTGCCGGTGTCGGGCGAGGTCTTTGAGGTTCAGGGCCACACCGCATTTCTGATTTCGCCGAAGCAACCTGCCGAGACGAATCCGTGGGTGTGGTACGCGCCAAGCCTTGCACCCTATCCGGGTCCGGAAGAGAAATGGATGTTCGAACGCTTCACGGATGCGGGCATCGCCGTCGCCGGTATCGATGTGGGTGAATCGTATGGCAGTCCGGAAGGGCGGGCGCTCTATACGTCATTATACGAACGGCTTGTCGAGCAGCGTGGGTTCTCGAAGAAGCCATGCCTGCTGGCGAGAAGCCGCGGCGGGCTGATGCTCTACAACTGGGCCGTGGAGCATCCCGAGTGCGTAGGCGCCATTGCCGGCATCTATCCGGTCTGCGATATCAGAAGCTACCCCGGCCTCGACAAAGCGTGCGGCGCGTACGGCATGACCGAAGAGCAACTCGCCGGCCAACTCGAGGCGCACAACCCCGTCAGCCGCGTGGAACCGTTGGCGAAAGCCCGCGTTCCCATCTTTCACATCCACGGCGACAGCGACGACACCGTGCCCCTCGAGGCCAATTCCTCCGCCTTGGCCCAACAATACAACCGATACGGCGGACAAATGGAAATCATGGTCATCAAAGGGCGAGGCCATGACATGTGGCCCGGGTGGTTTCAAAGCGAGGAACTCGTGGACTTCGTGATTGCCAGCGTCGGGGGAAGAACATCCGAGGATGTGGGTTCAGCCAGGAAACCGTGA
- a CDS encoding sigma factor-like helix-turn-helix DNA-binding protein — protein sequence METTNWHWRREYPVAPAKLDAVNEARSLWHETPGEIEDALEYGREKARLLRWVRRHMKSKLSARERRCVELLFFRGLTYREVAERTGTHPSVVHRAVQRGLVKLRRQLADRRTRARLRVTRFENAATRGRRE from the coding sequence ATGGAAACCACGAATTGGCACTGGCGAAGGGAGTACCCGGTGGCTCCCGCGAAGCTTGACGCCGTGAACGAAGCGCGGAGTCTCTGGCATGAAACTCCCGGCGAGATCGAAGATGCCCTCGAGTACGGCCGCGAGAAAGCCCGGCTGTTGCGATGGGTGCGGCGGCATATGAAATCCAAGTTGTCGGCGCGCGAGCGCCGTTGCGTCGAGCTGTTGTTTTTCCGTGGGCTGACGTACCGCGAGGTGGCTGAGCGCACGGGGACACACCCCTCGGTGGTGCACCGCGCGGTTCAGCGCGGCCTGGTCAAACTGCGCCGGCAGTTGGCAGACCGCCGCACCCGCGCACGGCTCCGGGTTACGCGCTTCGAGAATGCGGCAACGCGGGGGCGCAGGGAATAA
- a CDS encoding NADP-dependent malic enzyme: MITREDALNYHSVGRRGKIEVISTKPCQTQRDLSMAYTPGVAEPCREIEKDPSLAYDYTARGNLVAVVTNGSAVLGLGKIGALAGKPVMEGKGVLFKRFADIDVFDIELDTNDPEEIIRAVKLMEPTFGGINLEDIRAPECFLIEERLKAEMDIPVFHDDQHGTAIISGAGLINALQIAEKDIEKVKVVFNGAGAAGIACAKFYIALGVKPENVILCDSTGVIYKGRTDRMNPYKEAFAVETGARTLEDALEGADVFAGLSVANCVSKKMVRAMADRPIIFAMANPDPEITYGDALEARDDVIMATGRSDYPNQVNNVLGFPFIFRGALDVRARAINDDMKIAAAYALANLTKEPVPYQVEKVYGGGRLRFGPEYIIPKPFDPRVLIWEASAVAQAAMETGVARIEIDIEEYREELEGRLGMSRKVMRVMINKARTHPKRIVFPEGDQLPVIKACETILDERMAQPILLGPRQRIEAMAEESGIPLDSALEIIDPRTTDRHDRYEQEFYRMRQRKGVTVSLAHELMLLRNYFGAMMVHLGEADGIVSGLTTNYADTLRPALQIIGTRPDVRKAAGMTILAMRDQLYFFADVSVTIDPTAEELADIAILCANRVREFELEPRLAMVSFSNFGSVQAPEAEKMRRAVELVRERAPGLKADGEMQADTAISPDMLEENFPFSDLKGGANILIFPCLNSSNAACKLAQRFSGAESIGPILLGMNKPAHIMEYGGYNEADIVNMTALAVVDAQGAVSDLLRK; this comes from the coding sequence ATGATTACTCGCGAAGATGCTTTGAACTACCACAGCGTGGGACGGCGCGGCAAAATCGAGGTTATTTCCACGAAACCCTGCCAGACCCAACGCGACCTGTCCATGGCCTACACCCCGGGCGTTGCCGAGCCGTGCCGCGAGATCGAGAAAGACCCCAGCCTTGCGTATGACTACACCGCGCGCGGGAACCTGGTCGCGGTGGTGACCAACGGGTCGGCCGTGCTCGGGCTGGGCAAGATCGGCGCGCTCGCGGGCAAGCCCGTCATGGAAGGCAAGGGCGTGTTGTTCAAGCGTTTCGCCGATATCGACGTGTTCGACATCGAATTGGACACAAACGACCCCGAAGAGATTATCCGGGCCGTCAAGCTCATGGAACCGACGTTCGGGGGCATCAACCTCGAGGATATACGCGCCCCCGAGTGTTTCCTGATCGAAGAACGGCTCAAAGCCGAGATGGATATCCCGGTATTCCACGACGACCAGCACGGCACCGCGATAATTTCGGGGGCGGGACTGATCAATGCGCTCCAGATCGCCGAGAAGGACATCGAGAAGGTGAAAGTGGTGTTCAACGGCGCCGGGGCCGCGGGCATTGCTTGCGCCAAGTTCTACATCGCGCTTGGCGTGAAGCCCGAGAACGTGATTCTCTGCGACAGCACCGGCGTCATCTACAAAGGCCGCACCGACCGCATGAACCCGTACAAAGAGGCGTTCGCCGTCGAGACCGGCGCGCGCACCCTCGAGGATGCGCTTGAAGGCGCCGACGTCTTCGCGGGCCTTTCGGTCGCGAACTGCGTTTCGAAGAAGATGGTGCGGGCCATGGCCGACAGGCCCATCATTTTTGCCATGGCCAACCCCGATCCCGAGATTACGTACGGGGACGCCCTCGAGGCGCGCGACGACGTTATCATGGCGACGGGCCGGAGCGATTACCCCAACCAGGTCAACAACGTGCTCGGCTTCCCGTTTATTTTCCGCGGCGCGTTGGACGTGCGCGCCCGCGCCATCAACGACGACATGAAGATCGCGGCCGCCTATGCCCTCGCCAACCTCACCAAGGAACCCGTGCCCTACCAGGTGGAAAAGGTTTACGGCGGCGGGCGGCTGCGCTTCGGTCCCGAATACATAATTCCGAAACCGTTCGACCCGCGCGTGTTGATTTGGGAGGCGTCGGCGGTGGCTCAAGCAGCCATGGAAACCGGCGTGGCACGTATCGAAATCGACATCGAGGAATACCGCGAAGAGCTCGAGGGCAGGCTGGGAATGTCGCGCAAGGTCATGCGGGTGATGATCAACAAAGCCCGCACGCACCCCAAACGGATCGTCTTCCCTGAGGGTGACCAGCTCCCCGTGATCAAGGCATGTGAAACCATCCTGGACGAACGGATGGCGCAGCCCATACTCCTCGGGCCCAGACAACGCATCGAGGCCATGGCCGAGGAGAGCGGCATCCCCCTCGATAGCGCCCTCGAGATTATCGACCCACGGACCACTGACCGTCACGACCGGTACGAGCAGGAGTTCTACCGCATGCGCCAGCGTAAGGGCGTCACGGTTTCGCTGGCCCACGAGTTGATGCTGTTGCGCAACTATTTCGGGGCCATGATGGTCCATCTCGGCGAAGCCGACGGTATCGTGTCCGGCCTCACCACGAATTATGCGGACACGCTGCGGCCGGCGCTCCAGATCATCGGTACGCGGCCGGACGTCCGAAAGGCTGCCGGAATGACGATACTGGCCATGCGCGACCAACTGTATTTCTTCGCCGACGTGTCGGTGACGATCGATCCCACGGCGGAGGAATTGGCCGACATCGCGATCCTGTGCGCGAATCGCGTGCGCGAGTTCGAACTCGAGCCCCGGCTCGCCATGGTGTCGTTCAGCAATTTCGGCAGTGTCCAGGCCCCCGAGGCCGAGAAGATGCGCCGTGCCGTCGAACTGGTGCGCGAACGCGCGCCCGGTCTGAAAGCGGATGGCGAAATGCAGGCCGATACCGCCATCTCGCCGGACATGCTCGAGGAGAACTTCCCGTTCTCGGACCTCAAGGGCGGGGCCAACATTCTCATTTTCCCCTGCCTTAATTCGAGCAATGCCGCCTGCAAACTCGCGCAACGGTTCAGCGGGGCCGAGAGCATCGGACCCATCCTTCTCGGCATGAACAAGCCGGCCCACATCATGGAGTACGGCGGCTACAACGAGGCCGACATCGTCAACATGACAGCGCTGGCCGTCGTCGACGCCCAAGGCGCCGTGTCCGACCTGCTTCGAAAATAA
- the ndk gene encoding nucleoside-diphosphate kinase: MVERTFVMIKPDAVGRRLIGEVIGRYEAKGLKLVGLKMQIVSRALAEKHYAEHLGKPFYPGLLDFITSGPTIQMVWEGEEAIAMARKLNGATNSREADAGTIRGDFGLTVQNNLVHASDAPDTAKREIALYFEPAELWEYSQPGEAWLRE; this comes from the coding sequence GTGGTAGAGCGGACGTTCGTGATGATAAAGCCCGACGCCGTCGGGCGCCGCCTCATCGGCGAGGTCATCGGCCGGTACGAGGCAAAAGGCCTGAAACTCGTGGGCCTGAAGATGCAGATCGTCTCAAGAGCGCTGGCGGAGAAACATTACGCCGAGCATCTTGGCAAACCGTTCTACCCGGGGCTATTGGATTTCATTACGTCGGGTCCCACCATCCAGATGGTGTGGGAAGGCGAAGAGGCCATTGCCATGGCGCGCAAGCTCAATGGGGCCACGAACTCGCGCGAGGCGGATGCCGGCACGATTCGGGGCGATTTCGGTCTCACGGTGCAGAACAACCTCGTGCACGCATCGGACGCGCCGGACACGGCCAAACGGGAGATTGCCCTGTATTTCGAGCCGGCGGAATTGTGGGAGTATTCGCAGCCCGGCGAAGCTTGGCTGCGTGAATAA
- a CDS encoding DUF1844 domain-containing protein — protein sequence MADEEKKILIDEDWKAQVAREREQARAKSGEKAQEAPQPAADTKPDAEMPEEEPVEASFTALVNSLAAQGLYALGVIAPQDAKEVYVDIASARFIIDTLMMLREKTKGNLTSEESGQLTGTLADLQRFYVARAQQVHEQTLKQAGVDLKNLRNPKA from the coding sequence ATGGCGGATGAAGAGAAGAAGATTCTCATCGATGAAGACTGGAAAGCCCAGGTAGCCCGCGAGAGAGAACAGGCCCGTGCCAAGTCCGGGGAGAAAGCCCAGGAAGCCCCTCAGCCGGCCGCAGACACAAAACCTGATGCTGAAATGCCTGAGGAAGAGCCCGTCGAGGCCAGTTTCACGGCACTGGTCAACAGCCTGGCAGCGCAGGGGCTGTACGCGCTCGGCGTCATCGCTCCCCAGGACGCCAAAGAGGTGTATGTGGATATCGCGTCCGCGCGCTTCATCATCGACACGCTCATGATGCTGCGAGAGAAAACCAAGGGCAATCTGACGTCCGAGGAGTCCGGTCAGCTTACGGGCACCCTGGCGGATCTCCAGCGTTTCTATGTGGCGCGTGCCCAACAGGTGCATGAGCAGACCTTGAAACAAGCGGGGGTCGATCTGAAAAACCTGCGCAATCCCAAGGCGTAA
- a CDS encoding adenylosuccinate synthase produces the protein MPAYVVVGMQWGDEGKGKIVDYLTKYAEMVVRHQGGNNAGHTVVVDGKQTILHLIPSGILHKGITCIVGNGTVLDPAVVIQELNSLEAAGYETHGRLFFSDCAHVIMPYHKLLDKAQERFRGKNRIGTTGRGIGPCYADKADRIGIRMGDLVNEPIFKEKLAAVLDYKNGVLEKVLNEAPLRFEDVFEEYRVYAERLRPFVTDAVKLVHDAVAADKRIVFEGAQGAMLDLDHGTYPYVTSSTTVSGGVCAGAGVGPTNIHGVIGIVKAYTTRVGEGPFPTELTDALGEQLRTQGNEYGATTGRPRRCGWFDAVQLRRASKLNGMTAIVLTKPDVLSNLDPIKICTAYRVNGKVTKDFPTGIDVLENIEPLYEEIPGWNQDISSCRTWEELPEKAQRYFLRIEELLGVPVCTVSVGPGREQTIERIDPFAIDACGAGHGLTGNPA, from the coding sequence ATGCCTGCCTATGTCGTCGTTGGTATGCAGTGGGGCGACGAGGGAAAAGGAAAGATCGTCGACTACCTCACGAAGTATGCCGAGATGGTGGTCCGTCATCAGGGCGGAAACAACGCCGGCCACACGGTGGTGGTGGACGGGAAGCAGACCATCCTTCATCTTATCCCCAGCGGCATTCTCCACAAGGGCATAACGTGCATCGTCGGCAACGGCACAGTACTGGACCCGGCGGTCGTCATCCAGGAACTGAACAGCCTGGAAGCCGCGGGCTACGAGACCCACGGGCGCTTGTTCTTCTCGGATTGCGCCCACGTGATCATGCCGTATCACAAGCTGCTCGACAAGGCCCAGGAGCGTTTCCGGGGCAAAAACCGCATCGGCACCACGGGCCGGGGCATCGGCCCCTGTTACGCCGACAAGGCCGACCGCATCGGGATCCGAATGGGCGACCTGGTGAACGAGCCCATCTTCAAAGAGAAGCTCGCGGCCGTCCTCGATTACAAGAACGGCGTACTGGAAAAGGTGTTGAACGAGGCGCCGCTGCGCTTTGAGGACGTCTTCGAGGAGTACCGGGTCTACGCGGAGCGGTTGCGCCCCTTTGTTACGGATGCGGTAAAGCTGGTGCACGACGCGGTCGCGGCCGACAAGCGGATCGTCTTCGAGGGCGCCCAGGGCGCCATGCTGGACCTCGATCACGGAACCTACCCCTACGTCACGAGCTCGACCACGGTGTCGGGCGGGGTATGCGCGGGCGCCGGGGTAGGCCCCACCAACATCCACGGCGTAATTGGGATCGTGAAAGCCTATACGACCCGTGTGGGCGAAGGCCCCTTCCCCACGGAGTTGACCGATGCCCTGGGCGAGCAACTGCGCACGCAGGGGAACGAGTATGGCGCCACCACGGGGCGGCCCCGCCGCTGCGGCTGGTTCGATGCGGTGCAATTGCGCCGCGCTTCGAAACTCAACGGCATGACCGCAATCGTGTTGACGAAGCCGGACGTGCTCAGCAACCTGGACCCGATCAAGATCTGCACGGCGTATCGGGTGAATGGCAAGGTCACCAAGGATTTCCCGACGGGCATCGATGTCCTCGAGAACATCGAGCCCCTGTACGAGGAGATACCGGGCTGGAACCAGGATATCTCGTCTTGCCGCACCTGGGAAGAGCTGCCCGAGAAAGCCCAGCGCTATTTCCTGCGGATCGAGGAATTGCTTGGCGTGCCCGTATGCACCGTCAGCGTCGGACCCGGCCGTGAACAGACCATCGAACGCATCGATCCATTTGCCATCGATGCCTGCGGCGCCGGGCACGGATTGACGGGAAATCCCGCATGA
- a CDS encoding extracellular solute-binding protein, whose product MTTRRPYAFGRGARLCCRALMVFVAAAACGCLAGPEPIPPKEALNRAHQRITRLLDEERTQYPAAMAIESPEIPADPARIVVWYPSHPIIAAGLRRPGGPAAFEQAHPGLKLDGQFIGEWHVAVQKLTVALAAGDVPDIAVVERSWAARLAQAGRLMPLDGFLPLEVLDDIHPAARDAYAMQGRVWALPADGFCSVLFFNRDLVANAPETWDELRNAAPGAKAVRAIGYVPFVESLWSAGGRVCELNQSGLTAPAAMRTLEFLLELRDSGRTEARMLQDPAWGFSAFLNGDVAMTVGSSEWLPQTFDVKFPVGMAPVPGESGPVSRLGDMALVVFAKYAPAKRNGIVAVLDFLTGPTVQGTEAAFRGSMPVRQSVADTAEIPAGLREAYAAAQAPPFTGVWSAAEFELWSALELTYRWADQTEDSRNKAQ is encoded by the coding sequence ATGACGACAAGACGCCCATATGCCTTTGGCCGCGGCGCCCGGCTTTGCTGCCGGGCGCTTATGGTTTTCGTGGCGGCAGCGGCCTGTGGTTGCCTCGCCGGTCCCGAGCCGATTCCCCCGAAGGAAGCGCTCAACCGCGCCCACCAGCGCATTACGCGCCTGCTCGACGAGGAGCGGACCCAGTATCCGGCCGCCATGGCCATCGAGTCCCCCGAGATACCCGCGGACCCGGCCCGTATTGTGGTCTGGTATCCGTCACACCCGATCATCGCGGCAGGGCTTAGACGGCCCGGCGGACCGGCCGCTTTCGAACAGGCCCATCCCGGGCTGAAACTTGATGGTCAGTTCATCGGCGAATGGCATGTGGCGGTTCAGAAGCTTACGGTAGCTCTGGCCGCCGGTGACGTGCCGGATATCGCGGTGGTCGAGCGTTCGTGGGCGGCCCGCCTGGCTCAGGCCGGCCGGCTCATGCCCCTGGACGGGTTTCTTCCCCTGGAGGTACTCGACGATATCCATCCGGCGGCGCGCGACGCCTACGCGATGCAGGGAAGGGTGTGGGCGTTGCCCGCGGACGGTTTCTGCAGCGTGTTGTTCTTCAATCGGGACCTGGTGGCGAACGCGCCAGAAACGTGGGACGAGCTGCGCAACGCCGCGCCCGGGGCCAAGGCCGTCCGCGCCATCGGTTACGTCCCCTTTGTCGAATCGTTGTGGTCAGCCGGGGGCCGGGTGTGCGAACTCAATCAGAGCGGCCTGACCGCGCCAGCCGCGATGCGCACGCTCGAGTTCCTGCTGGAGTTGCGCGACTCGGGACGAACCGAGGCGCGGATGTTGCAGGATCCCGCGTGGGGATTCTCAGCATTTCTCAACGGCGACGTCGCCATGACGGTGGGGTCATCGGAATGGCTGCCACAGACGTTTGATGTGAAGTTTCCGGTGGGCATGGCACCAGTGCCGGGAGAGAGCGGCCCGGTATCACGCCTGGGAGACATGGCATTGGTCGTTTTCGCAAAATATGCCCCCGCGAAACGCAACGGTATTGTGGCCGTGTTGGATTTCCTGACCGGACCGACCGTGCAAGGCACGGAGGCGGCGTTTCGCGGCTCGATGCCCGTGCGGCAATCGGTGGCGGACACGGCCGAGATTCCCGCGGGGCTGCGCGAAGCATACGCCGCAGCTCAAGCGCCGCCTTTCACGGGCGTCTGGAGCGCCGCCGAATTCGAATTGTGGAGTGCCCTCGAGCTGACGTATCGCTGGGCGGACCAAACGGAAGACTCCCGGAACAAAGCTCAATAG